A part of Rattus norvegicus strain BN/NHsdMcwi chromosome 4, GRCr8, whole genome shotgun sequence genomic DNA contains:
- the H2aj gene encoding histone H2A.J — translation MSGRGKQGGKVRAKAKSRSSRAGLQFPVGRVHRLLRKGNYAERVGAGAPVYLAAVLEYLTAEILELAGNAARDNKKTRIIPRHLQLAIRNDEELNKLLGRVTIAQGGVLPNIQAVLLPKKTESQKVKSK, via the coding sequence ATGTCCGGGCGAGGCAAGCAGGGGGGTAAGGTGCGGGCCAAGGCCAAGTCGCGCTCGTCGCGCGCGGGCCTCCAGTTCCCCGTGGGCCGTGTTCACCGGCTGCTGCGCAAGGGCAACTACGCGGAGCGCGTGGGCGCGGGAGCGCCCGTGTACCTGGCGGCGGTGCTGGAGTACCTGACGGCCGAGATCCTGGAACTGGCGGGCAACGCGGCGAGGGACAACAAGAAGACGCGCATCATCCCTCGCCACCTGCAGCTGGCTATCCGCAACGACGAAGAGCTCAACAAGCTTCTGGGCCGTGTGACCATCGCGCAGGGCGGTGTCCTGCCCAACATCCAGGCCGtgctgctgcccaagaagacGGAGAGCCAGAAGGTGAAGAGCAAGTGA